In the Thunnus thynnus chromosome 24, fThuThy2.1, whole genome shotgun sequence genome, aaaGGTAGACTattgaatgtctgcacaaaatatGAGCTACTGTATGGGACGCTTTAGCTACAAAAATACTGGGTATCTGCTTTAAAATATCTCCTGTATCAGTCGACCCTATAACTGCCAACCTTGCCATACCCAAATGACGCCCATGAGTCCCATCTACCAACCCAACTAAACCATTTCTGTGTcatggggagggagggaggggtggggggggtcaTCTTTAAACATCCAACACGTGATTGAGATAGGAGATGTAGCATATAGCCAGTCTAAGGATCTCGATCTTGGAGAGTTTCTTGTCCGGGGGCAAGGTGGGGAGTAATTTCCTCAGCTCCGCGAAGGCCACGTTGAACGCCTCCACCCGGATCCGCTCTCTGGTGGCGTGGGCCGAGCGGTACTTGGCCGTGgccctccgcctcctcctcttctcctctctgctcagGGGTTGCTCGGATTTGCACTTGGGTCTGTCCTCCCCCTCCGCCGGTTCGTCCGAGGTGCAGCCGGCCGACTTGAGGCCGTTTAGCATGCTCTCCGGGTCGGACTGAGTCCAGGAGAGGTCCGCCTCAGCCTGGTCCGGGCTTAGCATCATTTTTATTCTCCGGTGTTGGCAGTCACTCCTCCTGAAGTACCTGTGGTGTGGACAAAACCAATCAGATTTATGCTATTCTCAccgttttaaaaaaatgtatcctaATGCAATTAAACTGCACATGACACATGAATTATAAAGATTTCTCAAATATAAATAACGAGTCTGATTTCCTCCTCCAATGCATCTCTTCCTAATAAGCCTGATATAGctagaaaacaagacaaataatGGAAAAGCCGTCTGTgaaatgtaattgttttaagtgttttcagtctgtcttgCCACCCTGAGGCCCAGTATGAGAAATCCCACAGCGGGTGCTTGTTTGGGTGCCAGGGCCCCACATAAATCCAAATGCAGTTCATTGCATAATAACATTAAACTCCATAAATAATGAATGCCAAGAAATTCGCGCAATGCTTAATTTATTAAAGCCTAAGGCCTTAAGAAGAGCCGGGCAATTTGAAAAAGCATCACATTTTTTGAAAGagtgtgacatttttaataactgaattttcaaattaatttttacCAAgttgatagttttttttttatttttaaaaatgtaggt is a window encoding:
- the LOC137177328 gene encoding helix-loop-helix protein 2-like, which gives rise to MMLSPDQAEADLSWTQSDPESMLNGLKSAGCTSDEPAEGEDRPKCKSEQPLSREEKRRRRRATAKYRSAHATRERIRVEAFNVAFAELRKLLPTLPPDKKLSKIEILRLAICYISYLNHVLDV